One Misgurnus anguillicaudatus chromosome 22, ASM2758022v2, whole genome shotgun sequence DNA segment encodes these proteins:
- the ssna1 gene encoding microtubule nucleation factor SSNA1 produces the protein MTQQGAALQTYNNELVKCIEELGSKREELNRLIQQEEAEKARLQHDIRVLTEKLSRVNESLARRLSARADFDRTIAETEAAYMKILESSQTLLSVLKKETGNLTKATEPRIGKDH, from the exons ATGACCCAGCAAGGAGCTGCGCTGCAAACTTACAACAATGAACTTGTCAAGT GTATAGAGGAACTGGGTTCTAAACGAGAAGAGCTGAACAGGTTGATCCAGCAGGAAGAGGCAGAGAAGGCTCGACTGCAGCACGACATCCGCGTGCTGACGGAGAAACTGAGTCGCGTGAACGAGAGCCTGGCACGCCGTCTCAGTGCTCGCGCTGACTTTGACCGCACCATCGCAGAGACGGAGGCTGCGTACATGAAG ATTCTTGAAAGCTCTCAGACACTTTTAAGCGTTCTGAAGAAGGAGACAGGAAATCTGACTAAAGCCACTGAACCCAGAATTGGGAAAGATCATTGA